A genomic region of Nymphaea colorata isolate Beijing-Zhang1983 chromosome 2, ASM883128v2, whole genome shotgun sequence contains the following coding sequences:
- the LOC116247294 gene encoding uncharacterized protein LOC116247294 isoform X1: MEIDEAIKKSKDRRLQAKYKNAVYVIQRAFALYSFDEVAFSFNGGKDSTVLLHLLRAGYALHEEQNNRSKGIVEGGKSKCPLRTIYFESPCAFPEINAFTYETASTYSLQLEIIRLDFKAGLVGLLKEKPVKAIFLGTRIGDPNAIGQEQFSPSSCGWPPFMRVNPILDWSYRDVWAFLLTCKVPYCSLYDKGYTSIGSIYDTVPNSLLSVSDSSSSKDSFRPAYLLADGRLERAGRVKKIAHPTYEKIHVMSNGMNKVGTGSKSLLTASLVAIGDEILFGAVENKLASVLCRKLHSIGWGVTHAAAVPNDVDAVAEEVELRKSTNDMVFIYGAVGPLHCDVSLAGVAKAFGVRLAPDEEFEEYLRHLIGDKSSGEKNEMALLPEGITELLHHDMLAVPLIKCQNVIILSATNDDELEKQWSCLLELSNTNKILVPMAPFVTKQLQTTLSDIEIAQPLSKICSEFPDVCIGCYRTSRTGQCIITFNGKDEERIDSAVEKLCHLFHPSVFYEITCG, from the exons ATGGAAATTGATGAGGCGATAAAAAAGAGCAAGGATCGGAGGTTGCAGGCTAAGTATAAGAATGCAGTCTACGTGATTCAGAGGGCTTTTGCATTGTATTC GTTTGATGAGGTCGCCTTTAGCTTTAATGGAGGGAAAGACTCAACG GTCTTATTGCATCTGCTAAGAGCTGGTTATGCCTTGCATGAGGAACAGAACAATCGTTCTAAAGGAATTGTAGAAGGAGGCAAATCCAAGTGTCCTTTACGGactatatattttgaaagtccCTGTGCATTCCCAGAAATCAATGCATTTACTTATGAAACTGCCTCCAC TTATAGCTTGCAATTGGAAATTATTCGGCTTGATTTCAAGGCTGGATTGGTGGGACTTTTGAAGGAAAAGCCAGTTAAAGCTATCTTCCTAGGCACACGTATTGGCGACCCTAATGCG ATTGGTCAGGAGCAGTTCTCACCAAGCTCATGTGGATGGCCACCTTTTATGAGAGTTAATCCTATTCTGGACTGGTCATACAG GGATGTTTGGGCCTTTCTTTTGACATGTAAAGTTCCATACTGCAGTCTTTATGACAAGGG GTACACATCCATAGGGAGCATTTATGACACTGTTCCTAATTCGTTATTGTCTGTTAGCGATTCATCTAGCTCCAAAGATAGCTTCAGGCCAGCATATTTGCTTGCAGATGGAAGACTTGAAAGAGCTGGAAGAGTTAAAAAGATAGCTCATCCCACCTATGAAAAAATACATGTTATGAGCAATGGGATGAACAAAGTCGGCACCGGTTCAAAGAGTTTGCTGACAGCATCACTTGTTGCCATTGGTGATGAGATCTT GTTTGGGGCTGTTGAGAATAAGCTTGCATCTGTTTTATGTCGAAAACTTCATTCCATAGGCTGGGGAGTCACACATGCTGCAGCTGTTCCAAATGAT GTCGATGCTGTTGCTGAAGAAGTTGAACTGCGGAAATCCACTAATGACATG GTCTTTATATATGGAGCTGTTGGGCCACTGCATTGTGATGTTTCCTTGGCTGGAGTTGCGAAAGCTTTTGGAGTTCGTctg GCACCTGATGAAGAATTTGAGGAGTACCTTAGGCATCTGATTGGTGACAAATCCTCTGGAGAGAAAAATGAG atgGCTTTACTGCCAGAAGGAATTACGGAATTACTACATCATGACATGTTGGCAGTGCCTCTG ATTAAATGTCAAAATGTGATAATTCTCTCTGCTACAAATGATGATGAGCTGGAAAAACAGTGGAGCTGTTTGCTTGAACTGTCCAACACAAACAAGATTCTGGTGCCAATGGCACCATTTGTCACGAAGCAATTGCAAACTACACTTTCTGAT ATAGAAATTGCACAACCTTTGTCAAAAATATGCAGTGAATTTCCAGATGTTTGCATAG GGTGCTATCGTACATCAAGGACTGGGCAATGCATAATTACTTTCAACGGGAAG GATGAAGAACGAATTGATTCAGCTGTTGAGAAACTGTGCCATTTGTTTCATCCATCAGTTTTCTATGAAATTACCTGTGGTTGA
- the LOC116247294 gene encoding uncharacterized protein LOC116247294 isoform X2, whose product MEIDEAIKKSKDRRLQAKYKNAVYVIQRAFALYSFDEVAFSFNGGKDSTVLLHLLRAGYALHEEQNNRSKGIVEGGKSKCPLRTIYFESPCAFPEINAFTYETASTYSLQLEIIRLDFKAGLVGLLKEKPVKAIFLGTRIGDPNAIGQEQFSPSSCGWPPFMRVNPILDWSYRDVWAFLLTCKVPYCSLYDKGYTSIGSIYDTVPNSLLSVSDSSSSKDSFRPAYLLADGRLERAGRVKKIAHPTYEKIHVMSNGMNKVGTGSKSLLTASLVAIGDEILFGAVENKLASVLCRKLHSIGWGVTHAAAVPNDVDAVAEEVELRKSTNDMVFIYGAVGPLHCDVSLAGVAKAFGVRLAPDEEFEEYLRHLIGDKSSGEKNEMALLPEGITELLHHDMLAVPLIKCQNVIILSATNDDELEKQWSCLLELSNTNKILVPMAPFVTKQLQTTLSDIEIAQPLSKICSEFPDVCIGCYRTSRTGQCIITFNGKVQ is encoded by the exons ATGGAAATTGATGAGGCGATAAAAAAGAGCAAGGATCGGAGGTTGCAGGCTAAGTATAAGAATGCAGTCTACGTGATTCAGAGGGCTTTTGCATTGTATTC GTTTGATGAGGTCGCCTTTAGCTTTAATGGAGGGAAAGACTCAACG GTCTTATTGCATCTGCTAAGAGCTGGTTATGCCTTGCATGAGGAACAGAACAATCGTTCTAAAGGAATTGTAGAAGGAGGCAAATCCAAGTGTCCTTTACGGactatatattttgaaagtccCTGTGCATTCCCAGAAATCAATGCATTTACTTATGAAACTGCCTCCAC TTATAGCTTGCAATTGGAAATTATTCGGCTTGATTTCAAGGCTGGATTGGTGGGACTTTTGAAGGAAAAGCCAGTTAAAGCTATCTTCCTAGGCACACGTATTGGCGACCCTAATGCG ATTGGTCAGGAGCAGTTCTCACCAAGCTCATGTGGATGGCCACCTTTTATGAGAGTTAATCCTATTCTGGACTGGTCATACAG GGATGTTTGGGCCTTTCTTTTGACATGTAAAGTTCCATACTGCAGTCTTTATGACAAGGG GTACACATCCATAGGGAGCATTTATGACACTGTTCCTAATTCGTTATTGTCTGTTAGCGATTCATCTAGCTCCAAAGATAGCTTCAGGCCAGCATATTTGCTTGCAGATGGAAGACTTGAAAGAGCTGGAAGAGTTAAAAAGATAGCTCATCCCACCTATGAAAAAATACATGTTATGAGCAATGGGATGAACAAAGTCGGCACCGGTTCAAAGAGTTTGCTGACAGCATCACTTGTTGCCATTGGTGATGAGATCTT GTTTGGGGCTGTTGAGAATAAGCTTGCATCTGTTTTATGTCGAAAACTTCATTCCATAGGCTGGGGAGTCACACATGCTGCAGCTGTTCCAAATGAT GTCGATGCTGTTGCTGAAGAAGTTGAACTGCGGAAATCCACTAATGACATG GTCTTTATATATGGAGCTGTTGGGCCACTGCATTGTGATGTTTCCTTGGCTGGAGTTGCGAAAGCTTTTGGAGTTCGTctg GCACCTGATGAAGAATTTGAGGAGTACCTTAGGCATCTGATTGGTGACAAATCCTCTGGAGAGAAAAATGAG atgGCTTTACTGCCAGAAGGAATTACGGAATTACTACATCATGACATGTTGGCAGTGCCTCTG ATTAAATGTCAAAATGTGATAATTCTCTCTGCTACAAATGATGATGAGCTGGAAAAACAGTGGAGCTGTTTGCTTGAACTGTCCAACACAAACAAGATTCTGGTGCCAATGGCACCATTTGTCACGAAGCAATTGCAAACTACACTTTCTGAT ATAGAAATTGCACAACCTTTGTCAAAAATATGCAGTGAATTTCCAGATGTTTGCATAG GGTGCTATCGTACATCAAGGACTGGGCAATGCATAATTACTTTCAACGGGAAGGTACAGTGA
- the LOC116246740 gene encoding probable diphthine methyl ester synthase isoform X2 — protein MLYIIGLGLGDENDITSKGLEAIKRCDKVYMEAYTSLLSFGLSPSGLSSLEELYGKQVILADTEMVEEGADAILLEASKLHVAFLVVGDPFGATTHADLVLRAKKIGVEVQVVHNASVVNAVGVCGLQLYRYGETVSIPFFTKTWRPDSFYAKIKRNRSLGLHTLCLLDGCSNCPSV, from the exons ATGCTGTACATAATTGGGCTGGGTTTGGGCGATGAGAACGATATAACGTCGAAGGGTCTTGAAGCTATCAAGAGATGTGACAAAGTCTATATGGAGGCCTACACTTCTTTGCTCTCCTTCGGTCTCTCCCCATCTGGCCTCTCTTCCTTG GAAGAACTATATGGAAAGCAAGTTATCCTGGCAGATACAGAGATGGTCGAAGAGGGAGCAGATGCTATACTACTTGAAGCCTCTAAACTGCATGTGGCTTTCCTGGTTGTCGGGGATCCTTTTGG AGCTACAACTCATGCTGATCTGGTTCTTCGGGCAAAAAAAATAGGTGTAGAAGTTCAGGTGGTTCACAATGCTTCAGTTGTAAATGCTGTTGGAGTTTGTGGCTTGCAACTTTATCGCTATGGTGAGACTGTATCGATCCCATTCTTCACAAAGACATGGAGGCCCGACAGCTTTTACGCAAAGATTAAGAGAAACCGATCACTGGGTTTGCATACTCTTTGTCTGTTAG ATGGATGCAGCAACTGCCCAAGTGTTTGA
- the LOC116246740 gene encoding probable diphthine methyl ester synthase isoform X3: MLYIIGLGLGDENDITSKGLEAIKRCDKVYMEAYTSLLSFGLSPSGLSSLEELYGKQVILADTEMVEEGADAILLEASKLHVAFLVVGDPFGATTHADLVLRAKKIGVEVQVVHNASVVNAVGVCGLQLYRYGETVSIPFFTKTWRPDSFYAKIKRNRSLGLHTLCLLGRT; the protein is encoded by the exons ATGCTGTACATAATTGGGCTGGGTTTGGGCGATGAGAACGATATAACGTCGAAGGGTCTTGAAGCTATCAAGAGATGTGACAAAGTCTATATGGAGGCCTACACTTCTTTGCTCTCCTTCGGTCTCTCCCCATCTGGCCTCTCTTCCTTG GAAGAACTATATGGAAAGCAAGTTATCCTGGCAGATACAGAGATGGTCGAAGAGGGAGCAGATGCTATACTACTTGAAGCCTCTAAACTGCATGTGGCTTTCCTGGTTGTCGGGGATCCTTTTGG AGCTACAACTCATGCTGATCTGGTTCTTCGGGCAAAAAAAATAGGTGTAGAAGTTCAGGTGGTTCACAATGCTTCAGTTGTAAATGCTGTTGGAGTTTGTGGCTTGCAACTTTATCGCTATGGTGAGACTGTATCGATCCCATTCTTCACAAAGACATGGAGGCCCGACAGCTTTTACGCAAAGATTAAGAGAAACCGATCACTGGGTTTGCATACTCTTTGTCTGTTAG GTAGGACTTAG
- the LOC116246740 gene encoding probable diphthine methyl ester synthase isoform X1 gives MLYIIGLGLGDENDITSKGLEAIKRCDKVYMEAYTSLLSFGLSPSGLSSLEELYGKQVILADTEMVEEGADAILLEASKLHVAFLVVGDPFGATTHADLVLRAKKIGVEVQVVHNASVVNAVGVCGLQLYRYGETVSIPFFTKTWRPDSFYAKIKRNRSLGLHTLCLLGVLLFTVFVERFLIDSLGKVDKKYSHHTKY, from the exons ATGCTGTACATAATTGGGCTGGGTTTGGGCGATGAGAACGATATAACGTCGAAGGGTCTTGAAGCTATCAAGAGATGTGACAAAGTCTATATGGAGGCCTACACTTCTTTGCTCTCCTTCGGTCTCTCCCCATCTGGCCTCTCTTCCTTG GAAGAACTATATGGAAAGCAAGTTATCCTGGCAGATACAGAGATGGTCGAAGAGGGAGCAGATGCTATACTACTTGAAGCCTCTAAACTGCATGTGGCTTTCCTGGTTGTCGGGGATCCTTTTGG AGCTACAACTCATGCTGATCTGGTTCTTCGGGCAAAAAAAATAGGTGTAGAAGTTCAGGTGGTTCACAATGCTTCAGTTGTAAATGCTGTTGGAGTTTGTGGCTTGCAACTTTATCGCTATGGTGAGACTGTATCGATCCCATTCTTCACAAAGACATGGAGGCCCGACAGCTTTTACGCAAAGATTAAGAGAAACCGATCACTGGGTTTGCATACTCTTTGTCTGTTAGGTGTGCTTCTTTTTACTGTATTTGTGGAACGTTTTTTAATTGATTCTTTGGGGAAGGTCGATAAAAAATATAGTCATCATACTAAGTACTGA
- the LOC116246750 gene encoding uncharacterized protein LOC116246750, giving the protein MNMSRPPSSFLQLKENDTGLIKCQNVIILSATNDDELEKQWSCLLELSNTNKILVPMAPFVTKQLQTTLSDIEIAQPLSKICSEFPDVCIGCYRTSRTGQCIITFNGKDEERTDSAVEKLCHLFHPSAFYEIMK; this is encoded by the exons atgaacatgagtcgtCCACCTTCGTCGTTTCTTCAGCTCAAGGAGAATGACACAGGGCTG ATTAAATGTCAAAATGTGATAATTCTCTCTGCTACAAATGATGATGAGCTGGAAAAACAGTGGAGCTGTTTGCTTGAACTGTCCAACACAAACAAGATTCTGGTGCCAATGGCACCATTTGTCACGAAGCAATTGCAAACTACACTTTCTGAT ATAGAAATTGCACAACCTTTGTCAAAAATATGCAGTGAATTTCCAGATGTTTGCATAG GGTGCTATCGTACGTCAAGGACTGGGCAATGCATAATTACTTTCAACGGGAAG GATGAAGAACGAACTGATTCAGCTGTTGAGAAACTGTGCCATTTGTTTCATCCATCAGCTTTCtatgaaataatgaaatga
- the LOC116246634 gene encoding peptidyl-prolyl cis-trans isomerase Pin1 has translation MMAEKVRASHLLIKHQGSRRPASWKDPDGRRIKSTTKEQAIAQLKTMREEILSGRAQFEDLASRYSDCSSAKRGGDLGSFGRGQMQKPFEEATFALQVGEISDIVDTDSGVHIILRTS, from the exons ATGATGGCGGAGAAGGTCAGAGCGTCGCACCTGCTGATAAAGCACCAGGGGTCGAGGAGGCCGGCTTCATGGAAGGATCCGGACGGCCGGAGGATCAAGAGCACCACCAAGGAGCAGGCCATCGCGCAACTGAAGACCATGCGGGAGGAGATCCTCAGCGGCCGCGCCCAGTTCGAGGACCTCGCTTCCCGCTACTCCGATTGCAGCTCCGCCAAGCGCGGCGGCGACCTAG GTTCTTTTGGTAGAGGACAGATGCAGAAGCCATTTGAGGAAGCTACGTTTGCACTTCAGGTCGGCGAGATCAGCGACATTGTGGATACCGACAGTGGTGTTCACATCATATTGAGAACCAGCTGA